Genomic segment of Rhodocaloribacter litoris:
CGCGATGATGGCACGGGGTGGCGGCAAGATCATCAACGTGGCCTCGCTGCTTTCCTTCACCGGAGGGATCACCGTGCCGGCCTACACCGCCAGCAAGCACGCCGTGGCCGGCCTCACCAAGGCCCTGGCCAACGAGTGGGCCCGGCACAACGTGCAGGTCAACGCCATCGCACCCGGCTACTTCCGCACCGACAACACGAAGGCGCTGCAGGAGGACCCGGTTCGTTCCCGCGAGATCAGCAGCCGGATTCCCGCCGGGCGGTGGGGAGAGCCGGACGACCTCGCCGGCGCCGTCGTCTTTCTGGCCGCCCCGGCCAGCGATTACGTGAACGGCCACATCCTCGTCGTCGATGGCGGCTGGACGGCCCGGTGACGGCAAGGGGCGGTGTGGTCCCTTCTCTTGAGATGACTGCGAACGAATACCGGAACCATGATGCATTACCTGCCTGATCTCGAACGCTTCCGCCGCATGAACACCGAGGAATTGCGTGCCCATTTTCTCGTGTCCGGCCTGTTTCGGCCCGGGCACGTGACGCTGCGCTACATCGACCTGGACCGGCTGGTGCTCGGCGGTGCGGTGCCGGTGGAAGAGGCGCTGCCGCTGGAGGCCGTCGACGCGCTGGCGGCGGCCTATTTCGCCGAGCGGCGCGAGGTGGGCATCCTCAACGTCGGCGGCAGCGGTCGCATCACGGTGGACGGCACACGGTATGCCATGGCGCCCCGCGACGGGTTGTACGTGGGCCGCGGCAGCCGGGAGGTGCGCTTCGAAAGCGATGACCCGTCCCACCCGGCGCGGTTCTACCTGGTCAGCTATCCGGCCCATGCGGCCTACCCGACGACTCCCATCCGCCAGCAGGACGTGGAGCGGGTGGAGCTGGGAACGGACGAAAAGGCCAACCGGCGTCACCTGTACAAGTACATCCATCCGGGTGGGGTGCGGAGTGCCCAGCTCGTCATGGGCATCACCGCGTTGCAGCCCGGCAACGTCTGGAACACGATGCCGGCCCATACGCACGCCCGGCGGACGGAGGTGTACCTGTATTTCGACCTGGCCCCCGACGACGTCGTCTTCCACTTCATGGGCGCGCCGCAGGAGACGCGCAGCCTCGTCGTGCGCAACGAGGAAGCGGCGCTCTCGCCCGGGTGGTCCATCCACGCCGGAGCCGGCACCGGCGCCTACACGTTCTGCTGGGCCATGGGCGGCGAAAACCAGGACTTCGCCGACATGCAGTTCGTCGACATGAAGGATCTGCGTTGACGGGAAGCGGACCCGCTTCCGGGGCAGAGACTTTTTTGAAGAGGCCCGGGAGATTGTCTTGACTTTGTTTGAAGGTTAAGATAGTTTAACCGGTGAAGTTACCGGTTAAGTCCCGGAGCAGAGACGGGAAACAGGGTGGGGTCTTCCGGGCGCGGGCGCCTTTCCCGGCATCCGGTTCACCGGGACGTAGATGGAATGAACGGCATGGCACGCGCATTCGAACAACGCCTGCACGCGCCGGCACGGCAGCCGGAAGCGCTTGTATTCCCGAAGCGCTGGCGCATCGGTGTCCGGAAGCTTGGTCTGGGGATGGTTCTGGCCTTTCTTCCCGTGGCGACGGTCCTGGCGCAGAACGTCGGTCGTATCGCCGGAACGGTGACGGATGCGTCCACCGGGGAGCCGCTGCCCGGCGTCAACGTGGTCGTGGAGGGGACGAGCCGGGGTGCCGCCACGGACGTCGACGGCACCTACTACATCCTGAACGTGCCGCCCGGGCGCTACGACCTGCGGGCCAGCATGGTCGGTTACGAGGCGGCCGTCGTGACGGATGTCATCGTCCATGCAAACCGGACTACCACGGTCGACTTCGTGCTCACCGATGCGGCCATCGGGGCCGGGGAGGTGGTCGTCACCGCCGAGCGCCCGGACGTGGAGCGGGACAAGACGTCCACCAGCTATGTGGTGCGCCCCGAAGAGGTGCAGGCCCTGCCCGGCATCCGCGACATCGGCGACGTGCTCCGGCTGAGCTCCGACGTCGTCGACGGGCACTTCCGCGGCGGGCGGCTGGGCGAGGAGTTCTATTCGGTGCAGGGCATGGGGATCATGAACCCGCTGGACAATTCGGCGGCCTTCATGCCCATCATGAGCGCCGTCGAGGAGGTCGAGGTCATCACGAGCGGGTTCGGGGCGCAGTACGGGAACGCGCAGTCCGGAGTGGTGCGGATCTCGATGAAAGAGGGGGATCGGACGGCCTGGCGCACCCAGGTCGAGGCCCGGGTGCGGCCGCCCGGACGCAAGCACTTCGGCCCCAGTGTCTTCGATCCGGACGACCAGCCCTACCTCCGCCTGTTGCTGGTCGAGGGGGACATCTGGCTGCGTGGGGATCCCGGCTCCGACGATCCGCAGCCGTTCTACGGGGCCATGGCCTCCGGTCTGACGAGCTACTTCGCCGGCGACACCCTGGCCCAGCTCGCCATGGCCCGCGCCCTCTACGAACAGACGCGCCGGGATGCCGGCCGGACGTACGGGCAGAACCTCGACCATTCGGTCGAACTGGCCACGGGCGGCCCCATCAACGACCGGATGCGCATGTTCGTAGCCCTGCGCACGCTCGACCGGTATCCCTTCCTGCCGACGGAACGGCCCGACACCGAGCAGCAGGTGATGGGCAACCTCGTCACGGACCTGTGGGACGGCGCGGCGCTCCGGGTGAGCGGGGGCCTGCTGCACGAGCGGGAAAGTGTCTTCCCGAGCCGGAACAGCGTCGGAGGCTACCAGCAATGGCTGTGGGACCGCGTCGTCGGCCTGCGCTACCGCAAGCGCACCAACGTGCAACTGGGGGCGCGCCTGACGCACGCGCTGAGTCCGAGCACCTACTACGAAGTGCAGCTCAGCACGCTGCAGACCAGCGACGAGGTGGGCTCGACGCCCGTGCCACACACCCTCCCGGATACGGTGAACATCAACTGGTTCGTGGGGACGCTCGCCTTCCCGAACAACAATTCGCCGGACGGGCTCGACTATCAGATCGGCAACCACACGTTTTCCAACGAGAAGAGCCGGACCATCTCGTTCGACGGCTCCATCACGAGCCAGGTCACGGAGGCGCATCTGGTCAACGGGGGCGTGCAGGTCAACGCCTATTCGATCGACGTCGCCAACATGCTCAACGTGCGCACGAGCCGTCTTGCGGAGGACTATACGGCCCGGCCGTTCGAAGCCGCCGTCTACCTGCAGGACAAGATGGAGTTCGAAGGGCTGA
This window contains:
- the kduI gene encoding 5-dehydro-4-deoxy-D-glucuronate isomerase produces the protein MMHYLPDLERFRRMNTEELRAHFLVSGLFRPGHVTLRYIDLDRLVLGGAVPVEEALPLEAVDALAAAYFAERREVGILNVGGSGRITVDGTRYAMAPRDGLYVGRGSREVRFESDDPSHPARFYLVSYPAHAAYPTTPIRQQDVERVELGTDEKANRRHLYKYIHPGGVRSAQLVMGITALQPGNVWNTMPAHTHARRTEVYLYFDLAPDDVVFHFMGAPQETRSLVVRNEEAALSPGWSIHAGAGTGAYTFCWAMGGENQDFADMQFVDMKDLR
- a CDS encoding TonB-dependent receptor, producing MARAFEQRLHAPARQPEALVFPKRWRIGVRKLGLGMVLAFLPVATVLAQNVGRIAGTVTDASTGEPLPGVNVVVEGTSRGAATDVDGTYYILNVPPGRYDLRASMVGYEAAVVTDVIVHANRTTTVDFVLTDAAIGAGEVVVTAERPDVERDKTSTSYVVRPEEVQALPGIRDIGDVLRLSSDVVDGHFRGGRLGEEFYSVQGMGIMNPLDNSAAFMPIMSAVEEVEVITSGFGAQYGNAQSGVVRISMKEGDRTAWRTQVEARVRPPGRKHFGPSVFDPDDQPYLRLLLVEGDIWLRGDPGSDDPQPFYGAMASGLTSYFAGDTLAQLAMARALYEQTRRDAGRTYGQNLDHSVELATGGPINDRMRMFVALRTLDRYPFLPTERPDTEQQVMGNLVTDLWDGAALRVSGGLLHERESVFPSRNSVGGYQQWLWDRVVGLRYRKRTNVQLGARLTHALSPSTYYEVQLSTLQTSDEVGSTPVPHTLPDTVNINWFVGTLAFPNNNSPDGLDYQIGNHTFSNEKSRTISFDGSITSQVTEAHLVNGGVQVNAYSIDVANMLNVRTSRLAEDYTARPFEAAVYLQDKMEFEGLIANVGLRLDLWYSGMEYYTDLYTPFGSPDSTGVFDPEAGTRSKAPVHVRVQPRVGISFPVTASTVFHLNYGAFMQRPSFQYIVSRRIGQVDRRPDILGNPALKPETTNSYDIGVLQGLGAGFTLDVSGYYKDVKNLVEQAQFTDERAGYQVASFFNLDYADIRGFRIALNKRRGALQGSLNYQYSYATGKSPNATAASPLFSRDTLGVVTSDLTNVPTRDIILDFDRTHNLIVSLTYLTGDQAGPKIGNVRPFANMSFSVYSTARSGRPYTSPTDIRLINTKRTPAEYNTDVSISKHFPRFFGASATFYFEIFNLFNNAILNYNYLFRRPTATNPNLALQYYETYGIEDPDNGVRYWWDKGRQGPFAVDQSFLIYSNEPRSYSLGVRVTF